A genomic window from Aurantimicrobium photophilum includes:
- a CDS encoding MFS transporter, which yields MSTSATAGTAPETGFRRSAVILLGLLGAIQVADPLISSLALVKASDQLNFSASTQSLAVGISTLALAATAIPGGMLADRFGRRLLLALSVLVAAAGQLLTASAGLIDPTAGTAVGMYLLGRIITGVALGVTFGAAYGMLRNVSSSKSLGPAMATFNIVNGVIPVIAMVLGGVLIGIDWRLAYLILPVISVIGFFLVKPILPKIDKLPASKVDYLGMLFVAVGIAGLLYGISGATNGFDHPSFYVPVIVALISLAAFGIRENRTTSPVFPIKLLTHPAFLGAVIMGVFWNMASASMSQMLPNMFQYVTHIPAGLLGAASLPMSAAGIIGSVLAGTFLGKGSKPRTTAATGYVLMVLGFFTFLLLSPTSGYLMFIPGMVIAAVGWMMNATSQGNLFITLAPAKFYGPVTSSKLAVGQFGYALGLTGSTVMVSLFTLSGVSTATKGAVAGDSNWDAITGYLATGKTSNTALSAVSTSDLAAIYTSAFVTTLTVIAVITALAGVIMYLLLKNKKASIPVDEYLGLTN from the coding sequence GTGTCAACATCAGCTACCGCAGGAACCGCACCTGAAACAGGCTTTCGCCGTTCCGCCGTTATTCTTCTGGGTCTCCTAGGTGCAATCCAAGTAGCAGACCCACTCATTTCTTCCCTGGCATTGGTGAAAGCCTCAGACCAGCTCAACTTTTCGGCTTCGACGCAGTCCCTTGCTGTCGGTATCTCAACACTTGCTTTGGCTGCCACTGCTATTCCTGGCGGAATGCTCGCTGATCGCTTCGGCCGCAGGCTTTTGTTGGCACTGTCGGTGTTGGTTGCTGCTGCTGGCCAGCTCTTGACGGCGAGTGCTGGTCTCATTGACCCCACTGCCGGCACGGCAGTGGGGATGTATTTGCTTGGCCGCATCATTACCGGTGTTGCTCTCGGTGTGACCTTCGGTGCCGCATACGGCATGCTCCGTAACGTCTCCAGCTCCAAGTCGCTGGGACCGGCCATGGCCACCTTCAACATTGTCAATGGTGTCATTCCCGTCATTGCCATGGTTCTCGGTGGTGTGCTCATCGGTATTGACTGGCGTTTGGCTTACCTGATCCTTCCCGTGATCTCCGTCATCGGTTTCTTTCTGGTCAAGCCCATCCTGCCCAAGATTGACAAGCTTCCCGCCTCAAAGGTCGACTACCTCGGCATGCTCTTTGTCGCCGTGGGTATCGCTGGGCTCCTCTATGGCATCAGCGGTGCGACTAACGGTTTCGATCACCCCTCGTTCTATGTTCCCGTCATCGTTGCGCTGATCTCTTTGGCGGCGTTTGGTATCCGTGAGAACCGCACTACGTCTCCCGTCTTCCCCATCAAGTTGCTCACCCACCCCGCATTCTTGGGCGCTGTCATCATGGGTGTCTTCTGGAACATGGCATCGGCCTCAATGAGCCAGATGCTTCCCAATATGTTCCAGTACGTCACCCACATTCCTGCCGGTCTTTTGGGCGCAGCTAGCTTGCCTATGTCAGCAGCAGGCATTATTGGTTCCGTACTTGCCGGAACGTTCCTCGGTAAAGGTTCGAAGCCTCGCACGACCGCAGCAACCGGTTATGTGCTGATGGTGCTCGGTTTCTTCACCTTCCTTCTGCTCTCTCCCACCTCTGGCTACCTCATGTTTATCCCCGGTATGGTCATTGCTGCGGTGGGCTGGATGATGAATGCCACCAGCCAGGGCAACCTCTTCATTACTTTGGCCCCGGCCAAGTTCTATGGTCCGGTGACCTCCAGCAAGCTCGCTGTGGGACAGTTCGGTTACGCTCTCGGTCTCACCGGCAGCACGGTCATGGTGTCGCTGTTCACTCTGTCCGGAGTGAGCACAGCAACAAAGGGCGCAGTTGCTGGAGACAGCAACTGGGATGCCATCACGGGTTACCTGGCCACCGGTAAGACCTCAAATACTGCGTTGTCGGCAGTGAGTACTTCTGACCTTGCCGCGATTTACACCAGCGCCTTTGTGACCACCCTCACCGTTATTGCCGTCATCACTGCTCTCGCAGGCGTGATCATGTATCTCTTGCTCAAGAACAAGAAGGCAAGTATTCCTGTTGATGAGTACCTGGGATTGACGAACTAA
- the hrpA gene encoding ATP-dependent RNA helicase HrpA: protein MDAALITYPPDLPVSERREEILNAIRDNQVVIIAGATGSGKTTQIPKMCLELGRTSIAHTQPRRIAARAVAERIAEELKVELGGLVGYQVRFTDQASAETEVKVMTDGILLNALQRDRLLSAYDTIIIDEAHERSLNIDFLLGYLKQLLPQRPDLKLIITSATIDPESFSTHFGGAPMIEVSGRTFPIEIRYRPLVEDKMSSDDVDDDELADEPNKATKAPEHSARDYLDGIISALNELEKEAPGDVLVFLSGETEIRDAQEAIEGHIAAGRMKAGTEVLPLYGRLSAADQHKVFEPSKVAGLRRRIILATNVAETSLTVPGIKYVIDAGTARISRYSPRAKVQRLPIEAISQASANQRSGRCGRTSDGIAIRLYSEEDFERRPEFTDPEILRTNLASVILQAASLGLGDIAAFPFLQTPDSRGVKDGLDLLKELGAIQNNTGATKLTKVGHDLSRIPIEPRFARMVLESRHHGVTREVMAIVAGLTVQDPRERPLEKRPQADLSHARFTDPTSDFLSLLNLWNYLEEKQKELSSSAFRRMCKAEFLNYLRVREWNDVYRQLKTLTKPLGLSLGEPKIDPDGIHKSLLSGLLSHIGLKQVSDNKLGDKRGANNSPRKQQHEFMGARNQKFVIFPGSALAKKPPAAVMSAELVETSRLFARTNAAIDPGWAEKLAGDLCKRSYSEPHWEKNQGAVVAYERVTLFGVTLVAHRRMQYSRIDLELCRELFIRHALVDGEWDSKQAFDRSNRALRRQLEELEERSRRRDILADDEVVFAFYDQRIPADVFSTRTFEGWWKKERSTNPDFLTMQRADLLEETEAEHDENEFPSEWFYGDQRLKLKYRFEPGREDDGVTVEIPLPLLARLEPEAFEWLVPGLRLELITGLIKTLPKNIRRQVVPAADWAAKAASTLPEQPEGKLLVAVAKALQSLSGALVSAQDFDSDRLPDHLRMTYRVIGNTGKNLGTDKNLSKLQRGLAERSRDAVAEVAERVTSPLERDGLTSWDFDKLPRTVDAQHGGNTVRAYPALVVTNSGTAKQEVNIRLLATEADQKREHPQGTRALVVAAIPSPAKYVQEHLTAAEKLILTQSPYPSLNALIADAIAASVDSVLFSMREDGMIFQKAEFETLRDRVQGAIMDNIFDAVSLTARILSAAKEAQKAMASANPMSFLAQLTQEKAHLEQLLQPGFISEAGLNRLPRILIYVRAITMRITKMLEDAGRDRTASVELDQALNMFEAAGGKIPLAPHSPEKLVKVRWMIEEFRVSMFAQSLGTAEPISLQRIKKVLA from the coding sequence ATGGACGCCGCACTCATCACGTATCCTCCTGACTTACCTGTCAGTGAGCGTCGTGAAGAGATTCTGAATGCAATCAGGGACAACCAAGTTGTCATCATTGCTGGTGCCACCGGCTCGGGTAAAACAACCCAGATTCCCAAGATGTGCTTGGAACTGGGTCGCACCAGTATTGCTCACACCCAGCCCCGACGTATTGCAGCACGGGCCGTAGCAGAGCGCATCGCCGAAGAACTCAAGGTGGAACTGGGTGGCCTTGTCGGCTACCAAGTCCGCTTCACCGACCAGGCCAGTGCTGAAACCGAGGTCAAGGTCATGACCGACGGCATCTTGCTCAACGCCCTGCAGCGTGATCGCTTGCTGAGCGCCTATGACACGATCATCATCGACGAGGCCCATGAGCGCAGCCTCAACATTGACTTCCTCCTCGGCTATCTCAAGCAGCTTCTCCCCCAGCGTCCGGACCTCAAGCTCATCATCACCTCCGCCACCATTGACCCCGAGAGCTTCTCCACACATTTTGGTGGCGCACCCATGATTGAGGTCTCCGGAAGAACTTTCCCTATTGAGATTAGATATCGTCCACTGGTCGAAGACAAGATGTCCAGCGATGACGTCGATGACGACGAGCTCGCAGATGAACCTAACAAGGCAACGAAAGCTCCCGAGCACTCAGCACGTGACTATCTCGACGGCATCATCTCTGCCCTCAATGAGTTAGAAAAGGAAGCTCCCGGAGATGTGCTCGTCTTTCTCTCCGGTGAGACAGAGATTCGTGATGCCCAAGAAGCCATCGAAGGTCACATCGCTGCCGGCCGGATGAAGGCCGGCACGGAAGTGCTGCCTTTATACGGTCGCCTGTCAGCCGCTGACCAGCACAAAGTCTTTGAACCCAGCAAGGTTGCAGGCTTGAGAAGACGCATCATCTTGGCCACCAACGTGGCGGAGACAAGCCTCACTGTTCCCGGCATCAAATACGTCATTGATGCCGGTACCGCTCGCATCTCCAGATATTCACCCCGCGCCAAAGTGCAGCGCTTGCCTATCGAAGCCATCTCTCAAGCCAGTGCCAACCAGCGCTCGGGACGCTGCGGTCGCACCAGTGACGGCATTGCCATCAGGTTGTATTCAGAAGAAGACTTTGAGCGCCGCCCAGAATTCACCGACCCCGAAATCTTGCGCACCAACCTCGCGTCGGTGATTCTGCAGGCGGCGTCTCTGGGCTTGGGCGACATTGCAGCCTTCCCCTTCCTACAAACGCCAGATTCACGTGGCGTGAAGGACGGCCTGGACCTCCTCAAAGAACTCGGCGCTATCCAGAACAACACGGGAGCAACCAAACTCACCAAGGTCGGTCACGACCTTTCCCGCATTCCTATTGAGCCCCGCTTTGCGCGGATGGTATTGGAATCCCGGCATCACGGTGTCACCCGTGAAGTCATGGCCATTGTGGCGGGGCTCACAGTTCAAGACCCTAGGGAACGCCCGCTAGAGAAGCGCCCACAAGCAGATCTCTCCCACGCAAGATTCACCGACCCCACCAGTGACTTCCTGTCCTTGCTCAACCTTTGGAACTACCTCGAAGAAAAGCAGAAAGAACTCTCCTCGAGCGCCTTCCGCAGGATGTGCAAAGCAGAGTTCTTGAACTATCTGCGCGTGCGTGAATGGAATGACGTCTACCGCCAGCTCAAGACGTTGACTAAGCCATTGGGTCTGAGCTTGGGTGAACCCAAGATTGACCCCGACGGCATTCACAAGTCCCTGCTCTCAGGACTTCTTTCCCACATTGGCCTCAAACAGGTCAGTGACAACAAACTCGGTGACAAGCGAGGGGCCAACAACAGCCCCCGCAAACAACAGCATGAGTTCATGGGTGCCAGAAACCAGAAGTTTGTCATCTTCCCTGGCTCTGCTCTCGCTAAGAAACCACCCGCAGCAGTGATGAGTGCGGAGCTGGTGGAAACCAGCAGACTTTTTGCCAGAACCAACGCTGCCATTGATCCGGGTTGGGCAGAAAAACTCGCAGGAGACCTCTGCAAGCGCAGCTATAGCGAACCACACTGGGAGAAGAACCAGGGTGCAGTCGTCGCGTATGAGCGCGTGACGTTATTCGGTGTCACTCTCGTTGCCCACCGACGAATGCAGTATTCACGAATAGATTTAGAGCTCTGCCGAGAACTCTTTATTCGCCATGCGCTGGTGGATGGCGAATGGGACTCCAAGCAAGCATTCGACCGCAGCAACCGTGCCTTGCGAAGACAACTCGAAGAACTCGAAGAGCGCTCAAGAAGACGTGACATCTTGGCAGACGACGAAGTCGTCTTCGCCTTCTATGACCAGCGCATCCCTGCAGATGTCTTCTCCACCAGAACCTTTGAAGGTTGGTGGAAAAAGGAGCGCAGCACCAACCCTGACTTCCTCACCATGCAACGTGCAGACCTGTTAGAAGAAACAGAAGCAGAACACGACGAGAACGAGTTCCCGTCTGAGTGGTTCTATGGCGATCAACGCCTCAAGCTCAAATACAGATTTGAACCCGGACGTGAAGACGACGGCGTCACGGTTGAGATTCCCTTGCCACTACTAGCCAGGCTCGAACCAGAAGCCTTCGAGTGGCTTGTTCCTGGTCTTCGCCTCGAGCTCATTACTGGCCTCATCAAAACCCTGCCCAAGAACATTAGAAGACAAGTAGTCCCGGCAGCGGACTGGGCAGCCAAAGCAGCTTCAACCTTGCCCGAACAACCAGAAGGCAAACTCCTGGTTGCAGTTGCCAAAGCCCTCCAAAGCCTCAGTGGAGCACTGGTTTCAGCACAAGACTTTGACTCAGACCGCCTCCCAGATCACTTGCGCATGACCTATCGGGTTATTGGCAACACAGGCAAGAACTTGGGCACCGACAAAAACTTAAGCAAACTACAGCGAGGCCTAGCAGAGCGCAGCAGAGATGCCGTTGCCGAGGTTGCTGAGCGAGTTACTTCCCCACTAGAACGTGACGGTCTCACCAGCTGGGACTTTGATAAACTCCCTCGAACAGTTGATGCCCAGCACGGTGGCAACACCGTGCGTGCATACCCTGCACTTGTTGTGACAAACTCAGGAACAGCTAAGCAAGAAGTCAACATCAGACTCCTAGCCACCGAAGCAGACCAGAAGCGTGAACACCCTCAAGGCACCAGAGCATTAGTTGTTGCCGCAATTCCTTCACCTGCGAAATATGTGCAAGAACACCTCACTGCGGCAGAGAAACTGATCCTCACCCAAAGCCCTTACCCCAGTTTGAATGCTCTGATCGCAGATGCCATTGCAGCAAGCGTGGATAGCGTCCTTTTCTCTATGCGCGAAGACGGCATGATTTTCCAGAAGGCAGAGTTCGAAACCCTCAGGGACCGCGTCCAAGGCGCCATTATGGACAACATCTTTGATGCTGTCTCCCTCACCGCACGTATCTTGAGTGCAGCTAAGGAAGCACAGAAAGCCATGGCAAGTGCAAACCCAATGTCTTTCCTTGCCCAGCTCACACAAGAGAAAGCTCACCTTGAGCAACTACTGCAACCAGGGTTCATCTCTGAAGCTGGCCTCAACAGACTCCCCCGCATCTTGATCTATGTCAGAGCAATCACCATGCGGATAACAAAAATGCTCGAAGATGCAGGAAGAGATAGAACAGCATCTGTGGAACTCGATCAAGCACTGAACATGTTCGAAGCTGCAGGAGGGAAGATTCCCCTTGCCCCGCACTCACCAGAGAAACTTGTGAAAGTCAGATGGATGATTGAAGAGTTCCGAGTGAGCATGTTTGCGCAGTCATTAGGGACTGCAGAGCCCATCTCGCTCCAGAGGATTAAGAAAGTCTTGGCATAA
- a CDS encoding InlB B-repeat-containing protein has product MKNFSLKALGAFIFAAGLVVAGVAAPAQAAPITSPSVTTSGLVQGQTNPNPIVISMTTPTGSDGANVTIPSDWSWTQTMSPASTPCVAPVQVSGFTATFCRYGVSPFVLDLYTSNNLNPITSGTTVTITIAAGALNVGAATDFILSFQNGATVVDTSTVSVGASSAKTVTFNANGGTGSTATQSSSSAAALTTNGYSRSGYVFAGWNTAVDGSGTAYADGASFPFTANTTLYAQWTATLANTGISSATGISLLVGGLSLAIIGAELFMIARRKRSN; this is encoded by the coding sequence ATGAAGAATTTCTCCCTCAAGGCGCTTGGCGCCTTCATTTTTGCCGCTGGGCTTGTAGTTGCTGGTGTTGCTGCACCTGCCCAGGCGGCACCAATTACCTCACCTAGCGTCACTACTTCAGGTTTAGTTCAAGGTCAAACAAACCCAAATCCCATCGTCATTAGCATGACAACCCCTACAGGATCTGATGGGGCAAACGTAACAATTCCGAGTGACTGGTCGTGGACACAAACCATGTCCCCTGCGAGCACTCCCTGCGTAGCGCCGGTCCAGGTTTCGGGTTTTACTGCGACATTTTGTCGTTATGGAGTTTCACCTTTTGTGTTGGATTTATATACAAGTAACAACTTGAACCCAATTACAAGTGGCACCACGGTGACGATCACCATTGCAGCCGGAGCCTTGAATGTTGGCGCAGCCACCGACTTTATTCTCAGCTTTCAGAATGGTGCAACTGTCGTTGATACTTCGACTGTGAGTGTCGGTGCAAGTAGTGCGAAAACGGTAACTTTCAACGCAAACGGTGGAACTGGTTCAACTGCTACACAGTCATCAAGTAGTGCGGCTGCTTTGACAACAAATGGCTACTCCCGTTCCGGTTACGTATTTGCCGGATGGAACACGGCTGTAGACGGTTCAGGAACCGCCTACGCTGATGGTGCAAGTTTCCCCTTTACAGCTAATACAACCCTCTATGCACAGTGGACGGCAACCCTTGCCAACACGGGCATTAGCAGCGCAACTGGAATCTCCCTACTTGTGGGCGGACTATCACTGGCAATTATTGGCGCAGAGCTCTTCATGATTGCTCGCCGCAAGCGCAGCAACTAA
- a CDS encoding ribonucleotide-diphosphate reductase subunit beta, whose amino-acid sequence MGILGTGVQEGLMLKPVKYKWAMDLYDQAVANTWFPNEIQLGEDIADFKKMSDEERHAITFLMSYFNPNELLVNKALAFGVYPYVNAPEAHLYLAKQMWEEANHCMSFEYVLETFPIDREVAYSSHVKVPSMARKEEFEVGFIKRMTEQTLDITTTEGKKDFVRNLVAYNVILEGIWFYSGFMVALSFRQRNLLRNFGSLMDWVVRDESLHLKFGINLILTVLEENPDLQTEEFAAEIKQMILDAVEMESEYNRDLLPNGILGLNSNYINQYVKYLADRRLEELGFEAEYKVSNPAKWMATANDTLQLVNFFESTNTSYESNGATA is encoded by the coding sequence ATGGGTATTCTCGGTACCGGAGTTCAAGAAGGACTCATGCTCAAGCCTGTCAAGTACAAGTGGGCAATGGACCTCTACGACCAGGCTGTAGCTAACACCTGGTTCCCCAACGAAATCCAGCTCGGCGAAGACATCGCTGACTTCAAGAAGATGAGTGACGAAGAACGTCACGCCATCACCTTCTTGATGAGCTACTTCAATCCCAACGAGCTTCTCGTGAACAAGGCACTCGCCTTTGGCGTATACCCCTACGTGAACGCTCCTGAGGCTCACCTCTACCTCGCAAAGCAGATGTGGGAAGAAGCAAACCACTGCATGAGCTTCGAGTACGTCCTCGAAACCTTCCCCATTGACCGTGAGGTTGCTTACAGCTCTCACGTCAAGGTGCCTTCCATGGCTCGCAAGGAAGAGTTCGAAGTGGGCTTCATCAAGCGCATGACTGAGCAGACCCTCGACATCACCACCACCGAGGGCAAGAAGGACTTCGTTCGCAACCTCGTTGCCTACAACGTCATCCTCGAGGGCATCTGGTTCTACTCAGGCTTCATGGTTGCCCTCAGCTTCCGCCAGCGCAACCTGCTGCGTAACTTCGGATCTCTCATGGACTGGGTTGTTCGCGACGAGTCGCTTCACCTCAAGTTCGGTATCAACTTGATCCTCACCGTTCTGGAAGAAAACCCAGACCTGCAGACCGAAGAGTTCGCAGCAGAAATCAAGCAGATGATTCTCGATGCAGTCGAGATGGAGTCGGAATACAACCGCGACCTTCTCCCCAACGGCATCCTGGGCCTGAACTCGAACTACATCAACCAGTACGTGAAGTACTTGGCTGACCGTCGTCTCGAGGAGCTCGGCTTCGAAGCAGAGTACAAGGTCTCGAACCCTGCAAAGTGGATGGCTACCGCCAACGACACTCTGCAGTTGGTCAACTTCTTCGAGTCGACCAACACCAGCTACGAGTCGAACGGTGCGACTGCCTAG
- a CDS encoding ribonucleoside-diphosphate reductase subunit alpha, translating into MAITVVKRNGQREQYDANKINMAIEEATHGLHDNIAWVTQIATELEITLFDGITTQQLDEAVIQVALQNVKDDPAFDVVAARLLLKTIYKRVLGDFSTPEQLRKLHREHFAENMKRGVEEGLLDPRLTELFDLDALAAEIDPSHDDLLKYIGVVTLNNRYAIKGRNGDPLEVPQYFWMRISMGLSLNEKNPTEHAIKFYNKMSQLEYLAAGSTLVNAGTIYPQLANCFVLEMQDDMEHIAKTTRDVMWLTKGTGGIGLSVTKLRAQGSPIRSNNTTSTGPIPFMHTLDSILRAVSRGGKKFGAMCFYMENWHMDFPEFLDLRQNSGDPYRRTRTANTAVWISDEFMKRVQNDEDWYLFDPLEVTDLNELYGRAFSERYSHYVAEAEAGRINLYKKIGAREQFKQILISLQSTSHPWLTWKDTINLRALNNNTGTIHSSNLCTEITLPQDEDNVSVCNLASINLSRHLTDDNKVDYAKLAESAKLAVRQLDNLIDITRSSVQEADFSNKENRAIGLGLMGFTDIVERLGYSYESEEAYDLIDVITEHISYAAIEASAELAQERGAYSNFEGSRWSQGLVPFDSIDLTEADRGVPITVNRNTTLDWDALRAKVKNGVRNATLMAIAPTASIGLVAGTTPGLDPQFSQIFSRATSSGKFLEVNRNLVADLQELGLWETVREDLLRSQGDVQNLPQIPDHIKAVYKTSFQLSPFSFIEVAARAQKWIDQAISRNMYLETRDLGEMMEIYSEAWNRGVKTTYYLHMKPRHTAEQSTVKVNKSEDINAGGSGAPKKGFGFGSGSGSNPEPHAVSAVAEAEPAVAAPARKGFGFGSGGGN; encoded by the coding sequence GTGGCAATCACCGTCGTAAAGCGCAACGGACAGCGCGAGCAGTATGACGCCAACAAGATCAACATGGCGATCGAAGAGGCAACACATGGCCTCCACGACAACATTGCGTGGGTGACCCAGATTGCCACCGAGCTCGAAATCACGCTGTTTGACGGGATTACCACCCAGCAGCTGGATGAAGCAGTTATCCAGGTTGCACTGCAGAACGTCAAGGATGACCCTGCATTCGACGTTGTTGCTGCTCGTCTTCTGCTCAAGACCATCTACAAGCGCGTACTGGGTGACTTCTCTACCCCAGAACAGCTGAGGAAGCTGCACCGCGAACACTTCGCTGAGAACATGAAGCGCGGCGTTGAGGAAGGTCTGCTCGACCCACGCCTGACCGAACTCTTCGACCTCGATGCTCTTGCTGCTGAGATTGACCCCAGCCACGATGACCTGCTCAAGTACATCGGTGTTGTTACCCTCAACAACCGTTACGCCATCAAGGGCCGCAACGGTGACCCACTTGAGGTTCCTCAGTACTTCTGGATGCGTATCTCCATGGGTCTGTCTTTGAATGAGAAGAACCCCACCGAGCACGCGATCAAGTTCTACAACAAGATGAGCCAGCTCGAGTACCTCGCAGCAGGTTCAACCCTGGTTAACGCCGGAACCATCTACCCACAGCTCGCCAACTGCTTCGTTCTCGAAATGCAGGACGACATGGAGCACATCGCGAAGACCACTCGCGATGTGATGTGGCTGACCAAGGGAACCGGTGGTATCGGTCTCTCGGTAACCAAGCTTCGCGCACAGGGTTCACCTATCCGCTCGAACAACACCACCTCGACGGGGCCAATCCCCTTCATGCACACCCTGGACTCGATCCTTCGTGCAGTGAGCCGTGGAGGCAAGAAGTTCGGTGCAATGTGCTTCTACATGGAGAACTGGCACATGGACTTCCCCGAGTTCCTTGACCTGCGTCAGAACTCTGGTGACCCCTACCGTCGTACCCGTACCGCCAACACTGCTGTCTGGATCTCCGATGAGTTTATGAAGCGTGTCCAGAACGATGAAGACTGGTACCTCTTTGACCCCCTCGAGGTCACCGACCTCAACGAGCTCTACGGCAGGGCATTCTCTGAGCGCTACAGCCACTACGTAGCTGAGGCAGAAGCTGGCCGCATCAACCTCTACAAGAAGATTGGTGCCCGCGAGCAGTTCAAGCAGATCCTGATTTCCCTCCAGTCCACCAGCCACCCCTGGTTGACCTGGAAGGACACCATCAACCTGCGTGCCCTCAACAACAACACCGGCACCATCCACTCTTCGAACCTCTGCACCGAAATCACATTGCCTCAGGACGAGGACAACGTCTCGGTATGTAACCTGGCTTCAATCAACCTCTCTCGTCACCTCACTGACGACAACAAGGTTGACTACGCCAAGCTTGCAGAAAGCGCCAAGCTCGCTGTTCGCCAGCTCGACAACTTGATCGACATCACCCGTTCTTCGGTTCAGGAAGCTGACTTCTCCAACAAGGAGAACCGTGCAATCGGTCTGGGCCTGATGGGCTTCACCGACATTGTGGAGCGCTTGGGCTACTCCTACGAGTCCGAAGAGGCATATGACCTCATCGATGTCATCACCGAGCACATCTCCTACGCAGCCATCGAGGCGTCGGCAGAGCTTGCTCAAGAGCGTGGTGCTTACTCCAACTTCGAAGGCAGCCGTTGGTCACAGGGTCTCGTGCCCTTCGACAGCATTGACCTGACCGAGGCAGACCGTGGTGTCCCCATCACTGTCAACCGCAACACCACCCTCGACTGGGATGCTCTGCGCGCCAAGGTCAAGAACGGTGTCCGCAACGCCACTCTGATGGCTATCGCCCCAACTGCCTCCATCGGTCTTGTTGCTGGAACCACTCCTGGTCTGGACCCACAGTTCTCACAGATCTTCAGCCGTGCAACGAGCTCGGGTAAGTTCCTTGAGGTCAACCGCAACCTCGTTGCTGACCTGCAGGAGCTCGGTCTCTGGGAGACCGTCCGTGAAGACCTGCTGCGTAGCCAGGGTGACGTTCAGAACCTGCCTCAGATTCCTGACCACATCAAGGCTGTTTACAAGACCAGCTTCCAGCTCTCGCCCTTCTCCTTCATTGAAGTTGCCGCGCGTGCACAGAAGTGGATTGACCAGGCCATTAGCCGCAACATGTACCTGGAAACTCGCGACCTCGGCGAAATGATGGAGATCTACTCCGAAGCATGGAACCGTGGCGTGAAGACCACCTACTACTTACACATGAAGCCACGTCACACTGCTGAGCAGTCCACTGTGAAGGTGAACAAGTCGGAAGACATCAACGCTGGTGGTTCGGGCGCACCCAAGAAGGGCTTCGGCTTCGGCAGTGGCTCGGGTTCCAACCCAGAACCTCACGCTGTTTCAGCAGTAGCTGAGGCAGAACCAGCAGTAGCAGCTCCAGCTCGTAAGGGCTTCGGATTCGGCTCGGGAGGTGGCAACTAA
- a CDS encoding MFS transporter: protein MKTYLELLRVRGVTRVLLSQLLARFPHGMLSIAFLIHVEQVHHSYAAAGLVVAAISLGEAIAGPISSRLMARWGMRPLLSVMTIVAVITLSSMAIFPLSVPALVVLGFIGGCSFPPIQPAVRTIYPKLVPNRLLTPLFSLDASAQEIIWIVGPVLTTFVALRVGSVEAVLAAMAFLAAGGLWFITSPSVGQVRIPMSKRRLGGVLSRPPVIISTLLGLTLVACFAAVEAGIIGLFGEDGPEAGWILAIYALGSLVGGLAWGHREIAPWSMTRRLLLVFAGLAAASLSSDFWWLAVTLFISGLGVAPALTVLFANVSATMKFSETAESYAWIGSGQLIGAGLGSAVAGLCIDHFGAQTAIIAATLFALITAIGALGTFRWSPDLRGGHGAPLPDTGPVETIS from the coding sequence GTGAAAACTTATCTAGAACTACTGCGGGTCAGAGGCGTAACCCGTGTTTTGTTGTCGCAACTTTTGGCCAGATTCCCCCACGGAATGCTCTCCATCGCCTTCTTGATCCACGTGGAGCAGGTTCACCACTCCTATGCGGCGGCTGGTTTGGTCGTTGCCGCTATCAGCCTGGGCGAAGCCATTGCAGGCCCCATTAGTTCACGACTGATGGCACGCTGGGGCATGCGCCCACTCCTGTCGGTGATGACAATAGTTGCAGTGATTACCTTGTCGTCGATGGCAATCTTCCCGCTGTCTGTCCCCGCACTTGTCGTTCTCGGCTTTATCGGTGGATGTTCCTTCCCACCCATCCAGCCCGCCGTGCGCACCATCTATCCCAAGCTGGTTCCTAACCGCTTACTCACTCCCCTGTTTTCCCTGGATGCTTCCGCTCAGGAAATCATCTGGATTGTGGGTCCCGTGCTCACCACCTTTGTCGCACTCCGCGTGGGCAGCGTGGAAGCAGTGTTGGCAGCGATGGCCTTCCTCGCTGCCGGTGGGCTGTGGTTTATTACCTCACCTTCGGTAGGTCAGGTTCGCATTCCCATGAGCAAGCGTCGCCTCGGCGGCGTGCTCTCCAGGCCACCGGTCATTATTTCCACCCTGCTGGGCCTGACCCTGGTTGCCTGCTTTGCTGCCGTGGAGGCAGGAATTATTGGCCTCTTTGGTGAGGATGGCCCCGAAGCTGGATGGATTCTGGCCATCTACGCCCTGGGTTCCCTCGTGGGAGGCCTAGCCTGGGGCCACCGCGAAATTGCCCCCTGGTCTATGACGCGCAGACTTCTGTTGGTCTTTGCTGGACTTGCCGCTGCATCACTTTCGTCTGACTTCTGGTGGCTCGCTGTCACCCTGTTTATCTCAGGTCTAGGTGTTGCCCCTGCCCTCACGGTGCTCTTTGCCAATGTGAGCGCCACCATGAAGTTCAGTGAAACCGCAGAGTCCTATGCCTGGATTGGCAGTGGTCAGTTGATTGGTGCCGGGCTGGGATCAGCCGTTGCTGGTTTATGCATTGACCACTTTGGCGCCCAGACGGCCATTATTGCCGCAACACTTTTTGCCCTCATTACCGCCATTGGCGCTTTAGGAACATTCCGCTGGAGCCCCGACCTCCGGGGAGGCCACGGGGCTCCGCTGCCCGATACTGGCCCTGTAGAAACGATCAGCTAA